One Brevibacillus choshinensis genomic window carries:
- the carB gene encoding carbamoyl-phosphate synthase large subunit: MPKHDNLKKILVIGSGPIVIGQAAEFDYAGTQACEALKEEGMEVVLINSNPATIMTDTNMADKVYIEPITPEFVARVIRQEKPDGLLPTLGGQTGLNMAVALAEQGVLEQENVKLLGTKLESIKQAEDRELFRSLMNELGEPVPESVIVSTVEEAVDFANEIGYPIIVRPAYTLGGTGGGICDDEESLREIVASGLKYSPITQCLIEKSIAGMKEIEYEVMRDANDNCIVVCNMENIDPVGVHTGDSIVVAPSQTLSDREYQMLRSSALNIIRALGIEGGCNVQYALDPHSFQYYVIEVNPRVSRSSALASKATGYPIAKMAAKIAIGYTLDELKNPVTGQTYACFEPTLDYVVSKIPRWPFDKFQSANRKLGTQMKATGEVMAIGRTFEESIMKAIRSLEIGSYHMEIKGASEIGADELKARLVAADDERLFLLAEALRRGWTIDELHDLTKIDLFFLHKFHKMVAFEAELAKGLTTEKLYEAKRMGFTDRKIAELSGQTEEAVREERRKNGFIPVYKMVDTCAAEFEAQTPYYYSSYETENERIETGKKRVVVLGSGPIRIGQGIEFDYATVHAVWALKEAGYEAVIINNNPETVSTDFNTSDRLYFEPLYIEDVMNILDAEKPEGVIVQFGGQTAINLADKLAARGIKILGTSLENIDAAENREKFEALLRGLEIAQPPGKTVTSVEQAVVAAEGLGFPVLVRPSYVLGGRAMEIVYNQPELLEYMEKAVKVNPDHPVLVDRYMVGVEAEVDAICDGENVLIPGIMEHIERAGVHSGDSIAVYPPQSLSQAIKDELIEMTTKLARALQIKGLLNIQFVIYQDRPYVIEVNPRSSRTVPFLSKVTGIPMANIATKAILGHSIIDQGFTPGYHPEEEMVSVKVPVFSFAKLRRVDITLGPEMKSTGEVMGRESTLAKALYKGLVAAGMNIPTKGALLVTVADKDKEEALGIVKRFRHLGFKLLATAGTADYLEQAGLPVTRVNKLSEGTPNLLDMIHKGEANIVLNTLTKGKTPQRDGFRIRREAVENGAVCLTSLDTASALLHVLETITFSTEAMPAQRAGAKVAVTV, translated from the coding sequence ATGCCAAAACACGATAACCTCAAAAAAATCCTCGTCATCGGTTCCGGTCCGATTGTGATCGGGCAAGCTGCTGAGTTTGACTACGCAGGAACCCAAGCTTGCGAAGCATTGAAAGAAGAGGGCATGGAAGTCGTCCTGATCAACTCCAACCCGGCGACGATCATGACCGACACCAACATGGCGGACAAAGTGTACATCGAGCCGATCACACCTGAATTCGTAGCCCGCGTCATCCGCCAGGAAAAACCGGATGGTCTGCTGCCGACGCTCGGTGGTCAGACAGGCTTGAACATGGCGGTTGCCCTGGCAGAGCAAGGCGTGCTGGAGCAAGAAAACGTAAAACTGCTCGGAACCAAGCTGGAATCGATCAAGCAAGCGGAAGACCGCGAGCTGTTCCGCTCCCTGATGAACGAATTGGGCGAGCCGGTACCGGAATCCGTGATCGTCAGCACCGTAGAAGAAGCGGTTGATTTCGCAAATGAGATCGGCTACCCAATCATCGTGCGCCCTGCCTACACATTGGGCGGTACAGGCGGCGGAATTTGCGACGACGAAGAAAGTCTCCGCGAGATCGTAGCGAGCGGATTGAAATATTCTCCGATCACCCAATGCCTGATCGAGAAAAGCATCGCGGGCATGAAAGAGATCGAATACGAAGTCATGCGCGATGCGAACGACAACTGCATCGTGGTATGCAACATGGAAAACATCGATCCGGTAGGCGTGCATACAGGTGACTCCATCGTAGTGGCGCCAAGCCAAACACTCTCGGACCGCGAATACCAAATGCTGCGCTCCTCCGCGCTGAACATCATCCGCGCGCTGGGCATCGAGGGCGGCTGCAACGTGCAATACGCACTCGACCCGCACAGCTTCCAATACTACGTGATTGAAGTGAACCCGCGTGTGAGCCGTTCCTCGGCCCTGGCATCCAAAGCGACGGGCTACCCGATCGCGAAAATGGCAGCCAAAATCGCCATCGGCTACACATTGGATGAACTGAAGAACCCGGTAACCGGACAGACGTACGCGTGCTTCGAGCCAACCCTCGACTACGTGGTAAGCAAGATCCCGCGCTGGCCATTTGACAAATTCCAGTCGGCGAACCGCAAGCTGGGCACACAAATGAAGGCAACCGGTGAAGTCATGGCAATCGGACGTACCTTTGAAGAGTCGATCATGAAAGCAATCCGCTCTCTGGAAATCGGTTCGTACCATATGGAGATCAAAGGCGCATCCGAGATCGGTGCGGATGAGCTGAAAGCACGCCTGGTAGCAGCAGACGACGAGCGCCTGTTCCTGCTGGCAGAGGCACTGCGTCGCGGCTGGACGATCGATGAGCTGCACGATCTGACCAAGATCGACCTTTTCTTCCTGCACAAGTTCCACAAGATGGTTGCCTTTGAAGCAGAGCTGGCAAAAGGCTTGACGACGGAAAAGCTGTACGAAGCAAAACGCATGGGCTTTACGGATCGCAAAATTGCGGAGCTCTCCGGCCAAACAGAAGAAGCAGTTCGCGAAGAGCGCAGAAAGAACGGATTCATCCCTGTATACAAAATGGTAGATACATGCGCGGCGGAGTTCGAAGCGCAGACGCCATACTACTATTCCAGCTACGAAACCGAGAATGAGCGCATCGAGACAGGCAAAAAGCGGGTAGTCGTGCTGGGCTCCGGTCCAATCCGGATCGGCCAAGGGATCGAATTCGACTACGCAACCGTTCACGCAGTATGGGCTCTGAAAGAAGCGGGCTACGAAGCGGTCATCATCAACAACAATCCGGAAACCGTTTCGACCGACTTCAACACCTCTGACCGACTGTACTTCGAGCCGCTGTACATCGAAGACGTGATGAACATTCTGGATGCAGAAAAACCGGAGGGCGTCATCGTGCAGTTCGGCGGACAGACCGCGATCAATCTGGCTGACAAACTGGCGGCGCGCGGCATCAAGATCCTCGGTACGAGCCTGGAAAACATCGATGCGGCAGAAAACCGCGAGAAGTTCGAAGCTCTGCTGCGTGGTCTGGAAATCGCGCAGCCACCTGGAAAAACAGTAACCTCCGTTGAACAAGCGGTAGTAGCGGCAGAAGGACTGGGCTTCCCGGTACTGGTACGCCCGTCTTATGTCCTGGGCGGACGTGCGATGGAGATCGTCTACAACCAGCCTGAGCTTTTGGAGTACATGGAAAAGGCAGTAAAAGTAAACCCGGATCACCCGGTTCTCGTCGACCGCTATATGGTGGGTGTCGAGGCGGAAGTCGATGCCATCTGCGATGGAGAAAACGTCCTGATCCCAGGCATCATGGAGCATATCGAACGCGCAGGGGTCCACTCCGGCGACTCGATCGCGGTGTACCCGCCGCAATCGCTCTCTCAGGCGATCAAGGATGAACTGATCGAGATGACGACGAAGCTGGCTCGCGCGCTGCAAATCAAGGGTCTTTTGAACATCCAGTTCGTGATCTACCAGGACCGTCCGTACGTGATCGAAGTCAACCCGCGTTCGTCCCGAACCGTGCCGTTCCTCTCCAAAGTAACGGGCATCCCTATGGCGAACATCGCGACCAAAGCGATTCTCGGACACTCGATCATCGATCAAGGCTTCACGCCTGGCTATCATCCGGAGGAAGAAATGGTCTCTGTCAAAGTGCCGGTGTTCTCCTTTGCGAAGCTGCGCCGCGTAGACATCACACTCGGACCGGAAATGAAATCGACCGGAGAAGTGATGGGACGCGAGAGCACGCTGGCAAAAGCTCTTTACAAAGGTCTCGTCGCTGCGGGCATGAACATCCCGACGAAGGGAGCCCTGCTCGTAACAGTGGCAGACAAAGACAAGGAAGAGGCACTCGGCATCGTCAAACGCTTCCGTCACCTAGGCTTCAAGCTACTGGCGACAGCTGGCACCGCTGATTATCTGGAGCAGGCAGGCTTGCCGGTGACACGTGTCAACAAGCTGTCCGAAGGCACTCCAAATCTGCTGGACATGATCCACAAAGGCGAAGCCAACATCGTGCTCAATACCCTGACAAAAGGCAAAACACCACAGCGTGACGGCTTCCGCATTCGCCGTGAAGCAGTGGAAAACGGCGCTGTATGCCTGACTTCCCTGGATACGGCATCTGCCCTGCTGCACGTGCTGGAAACCATCACCTTCTCGACAGAAGCGATGCCAGCGCAGCGCGCCGGTGCGAAAGTGGCTGTAACCGTCTAA
- a CDS encoding carbamoyl phosphate synthase small subunit, with the protein MRARLILEDGTEFIGEAFGAAKETYGEVVFNTGLTGYQEVLSDPSYCGQIVTMTYPLIGNYGINRDDFEAVRPYIHGFVVREHCDMPSNWRNTNTLDELLKTYDIPGISGVDTRMLTRKIRYHGTMKGMITTSAAPLAELVAALQSTTLMTDQVPRVSTKSIFSCPGTGHRVALVDFGSKHGILRELTKRNCDVVVVPYNVTAEEIRRIQPDGILLSNGPGDPKDVPQAIEMIKGILGEYPLFGICLGHQLFALASGADTMKMKFGHRGGNHPVKELPTGRTYITSQNHSYAVKEESLNGTELEITHIALNDGTVEGLRNAAKRAFSVQYHPEAAPGPYDSGYLFDQFLAMLETAKEEKNYAKTR; encoded by the coding sequence ATGCGAGCAAGACTGATCTTGGAAGACGGAACAGAGTTTATCGGAGAAGCGTTTGGCGCTGCGAAAGAGACGTACGGAGAAGTGGTGTTCAATACCGGACTGACAGGTTATCAAGAGGTGCTGTCTGACCCATCCTACTGCGGTCAGATCGTGACCATGACATACCCGCTGATCGGGAACTACGGAATCAACCGTGATGACTTTGAAGCGGTCAGACCGTACATCCACGGCTTCGTGGTACGCGAACATTGCGATATGCCAAGCAACTGGCGCAATACCAATACACTCGATGAACTGCTGAAAACGTACGATATCCCGGGAATCAGCGGCGTGGACACGCGGATGCTGACGAGAAAGATCCGTTACCACGGCACGATGAAGGGCATGATCACCACGAGCGCTGCACCGCTTGCAGAACTGGTGGCAGCACTCCAATCTACGACCCTCATGACCGATCAAGTACCGCGCGTATCCACCAAAAGCATATTTTCCTGCCCGGGTACCGGACATCGCGTGGCGCTGGTCGACTTCGGCTCCAAGCACGGCATTTTGCGCGAGCTGACCAAACGAAATTGTGACGTGGTAGTCGTTCCGTACAATGTGACAGCAGAAGAGATTCGCCGGATTCAACCGGACGGCATCCTGTTGTCCAACGGCCCTGGGGATCCGAAAGACGTCCCGCAAGCCATCGAAATGATCAAAGGCATCCTCGGAGAGTATCCGCTCTTCGGAATCTGCCTGGGTCACCAGCTGTTCGCACTGGCATCTGGTGCGGACACCATGAAGATGAAATTTGGCCACCGCGGCGGAAATCACCCAGTGAAAGAGCTGCCGACTGGACGCACATACATTACTTCACAGAATCACAGCTATGCCGTAAAAGAAGAATCGCTGAACGGCACGGAGCTGGAAATCACCCACATCGCTTTGAATGACGGCACGGTAGAAGGGCTGCGCAACGCGGCAAAGAGAGCGTTCTCCGTGCAGTATCACCCGGAAGCGGCTCCAGGCCCTTACGACTCCGGATACTTGTTCGACCAATTTCTAGCGATGCTCGAAACCGCCAAGGAGGAGAAAAACTATGCCAAAACACGATAA
- a CDS encoding dihydroorotase, whose protein sequence is MGTILGNGKLLNHAGELIPVEILVEDGRIVAMGESIPQGAHEWVDCKGGLISAGLIDVHVHLREPGFEHKETIETGAKAAARGGFTTICCMPNTRPSIDSVETVTYILDKAREAGMARVIPYGAITVRQLGKELTDFTGLKEAGIFALTDDGVGVQSTAMMKKAMQAAKELGISIVAHCEDDDLLIPGAALHDGEVAKRHGLPGIPSESESIHVGRDILLAEQTGVHYHVCHISAKESVRLVRDGKRAGVNVTCEVTPHHLLLCDEDIPENLDTNWKMNPPLRSREDRAALIAGLKDGTIDMIATDHAPHTAEEKANGMARAPFGIVGSETAFPLLYTHFVQTGELTLKELVDLLTIKPAAAFGLPYGRLEVGAVADLTVIDLETEKKIDPATFASKGTNTPFAGWDCKGWPVMTMVEGKIVHQDV, encoded by the coding sequence ATGGGAACCATCCTTGGTAACGGCAAACTACTAAATCATGCGGGGGAATTGATCCCGGTAGAAATATTGGTGGAAGACGGGCGAATCGTGGCGATGGGAGAATCCATTCCACAGGGCGCCCATGAGTGGGTAGATTGCAAAGGCGGTTTAATCAGTGCCGGTCTCATCGATGTGCACGTGCATTTGCGGGAGCCGGGCTTTGAACATAAAGAAACGATCGAAACAGGTGCGAAGGCAGCGGCACGCGGCGGCTTCACAACGATCTGCTGCATGCCAAACACTCGTCCTTCCATTGATAGCGTCGAGACAGTCACCTACATCCTCGACAAAGCACGTGAAGCAGGCATGGCACGCGTCATTCCGTACGGTGCGATCACGGTAAGACAGCTGGGCAAAGAGCTGACCGACTTCACGGGATTGAAGGAAGCAGGCATCTTCGCACTGACGGACGATGGGGTGGGAGTCCAATCCACGGCGATGATGAAAAAGGCGATGCAAGCAGCAAAAGAGCTGGGCATCTCCATTGTCGCTCACTGCGAGGATGACGACCTCTTGATCCCGGGCGCTGCCCTGCACGACGGAGAAGTGGCCAAACGCCACGGACTTCCGGGCATTCCATCTGAGTCCGAGTCCATCCATGTAGGACGCGACATTCTGCTGGCTGAGCAGACAGGGGTTCACTACCACGTCTGCCACATCAGCGCAAAGGAATCCGTCAGATTGGTTCGCGACGGCAAACGCGCAGGAGTCAACGTGACCTGCGAGGTAACCCCGCACCACCTACTCTTGTGCGATGAAGATATTCCAGAGAACCTGGACACCAATTGGAAGATGAACCCGCCGCTGCGCTCCCGCGAAGACCGTGCGGCACTGATCGCAGGTCTGAAAGACGGCACGATCGATATGATCGCGACAGACCACGCGCCGCACACAGCGGAAGAGAAAGCGAACGGAATGGCACGCGCTCCATTCGGAATCGTGGGCTCTGAAACGGCGTTCCCGCTGCTCTACACCCACTTTGTCCAAACAGGCGAGCTCACGCTGAAAGAACTGGTCGACCTCTTGACCATCAAGCCAGCAGCCGCATTCGGACTGCCTTACGGACGATTGGAAGTTGGCGCTGTAGCAGACCTGACTGTCATCGATCTGGAGACGGAGAAGAAAATAGACCCAGCCACGTTTGCAAGCAAGGGAACGAATACACCGTTTGCTGGATGGGATTGCAAAGGTTGGCCGGTCATGACCATGGTAGAAGGCAAAATCGTACATCAAGACGTGTAA
- a CDS encoding aspartate carbamoyltransferase catalytic subunit — MNNTGHLIGLKDMTKEQIVRLLDRSAYWANRPAEQAEVLRGRFVANLFFEASTRTRFSFEVAQKRLGAHVLNFIPETSSAVKGETVYDTIRTLEAMGVEAAVIRTKKEGLLQELAGSVDLRLINAGDGTNEHPTQCLLDLLTMKQQFGRLEGLTVAIIGDLRHSRVLGSHLHAMPKLGMNLLLSGPASMMPQPAQIPNGVKVVGIDEAIQTADVVMMLRVQLERHSESLYISKEEYHQAHGLTLERAKAMKPNAVIMHPAPVNRGVEIHTDLVESSTSLIQKQVTNGVAARMAVLETLLKGSELKWEPSLVTANY; from the coding sequence ATGAACAACACGGGTCACCTGATTGGCTTGAAAGACATGACAAAAGAACAGATTGTACGGCTGCTGGACCGCTCCGCCTACTGGGCGAATCGCCCTGCTGAGCAGGCTGAGGTCCTGAGGGGACGGTTTGTCGCCAATCTGTTCTTCGAGGCCAGCACTCGGACGCGCTTTTCCTTTGAGGTCGCTCAAAAGCGTCTGGGGGCACACGTGTTAAACTTCATTCCTGAAACCTCCTCAGCAGTGAAGGGTGAGACCGTCTACGACACGATCCGAACGCTGGAAGCGATGGGCGTGGAAGCAGCGGTGATCCGCACGAAAAAAGAAGGATTGCTGCAAGAGCTGGCTGGAAGCGTGGACCTCAGGCTGATCAATGCGGGTGATGGAACCAATGAGCATCCCACCCAATGCTTGCTCGACCTCTTGACCATGAAGCAGCAGTTTGGACGCCTGGAAGGGCTGACAGTCGCGATCATCGGCGACCTGCGCCACAGCCGAGTGCTCGGCTCACATCTGCATGCGATGCCGAAGCTGGGTATGAATCTGCTTCTCTCCGGACCTGCGAGCATGATGCCGCAGCCGGCGCAAATCCCGAATGGCGTCAAGGTCGTGGGTATCGATGAAGCGATCCAGACCGCGGATGTCGTCATGATGCTGCGGGTGCAGCTGGAGCGCCATAGCGAATCCCTGTACATCTCCAAGGAAGAATATCATCAGGCGCACGGCTTGACCCTGGAGAGAGCAAAAGCGATGAAGCCGAATGCGGTCATCATGCACCCTGCTCCAGTCAACCGAGGAGTAGAAATTCATACGGATCTGGTTGAATCCAGCACTTCACTGATCCAAAAACAAGTAACCAACGGAGTCGCAGCGAGAATGGCTGTGCTAGAAACTCTACTGAAAGGGAGCGAATTGAAATGGGAACCATCCTTGGTAACGGCAAACTACTAA